One genomic segment of Paenibacillus durus includes these proteins:
- a CDS encoding LysM peptidoglycan-binding domain-containing protein gives MQTFYTVRPGDSVSAIAKRWEVPVPALIAANNLSSPYTIYPGQQLSVPSGVTTVLVRSGDSVYSLAQMYGVPMTVIIEANRLSPPYTIYIDQILTIPPGVPYYVVQPGDTLYELAGRYNVMTGGVRRPDLIRQANGLSSDLINVGMRLIIPYAPPGGIGRLAYVSNFGGEYDVWLFDPLSGQSTAVGNQQADAHSVPYWSPDNRRIAFIGKQGVLFILDVLQGTLMQIDQLEPYTTLTWSPDSKQIGYTKQGRIVLYELAAFFARTLPVSGAKHVQGFPSGDKLLFAAQDSTGNDQLYEIQVDGTGQRQITHDTLSPKNDVRLSPSGSHSLFTSPGASISIIYVAEISTGNVTELTGGPLAKNYFPAWAPGSAAIAYSATDFAERKGYFSTIRTERPQGGGQQILAVSDCFATPVTWSPGSESIAYLSGCRGTGLSNEIWIVDIHHPAPIRVVSGTGAITSVQWSYASVPADNYAQFRSAAYRVSFPYPAAWQAVSETRYEGADGFFQISAIASDLPFPELCRAEAYHRLMPYGSSPRIVPGRVEGQEACYIFPSPDQAPEFRRQSAFIAVYPQPVVINGSTYPYFILWADQDHLQAMVNGLRFLG, from the coding sequence GTGCAGACGTTTTATACCGTGAGACCCGGAGATTCCGTGTCGGCCATCGCCAAGAGGTGGGAAGTGCCTGTCCCTGCGCTCATCGCGGCGAACAACCTCTCGTCTCCCTATACGATCTACCCCGGTCAGCAGCTCTCGGTTCCGTCCGGCGTGACAACCGTTCTGGTTAGATCCGGTGACTCCGTCTACTCCCTTGCCCAAATGTACGGCGTCCCTATGACTGTTATTATCGAAGCCAACCGGCTGAGTCCGCCATATACGATCTATATTGATCAAATACTGACAATTCCGCCGGGCGTCCCTTACTATGTGGTGCAGCCCGGGGATACACTATACGAATTGGCTGGCAGATACAATGTAATGACAGGCGGTGTCCGAAGACCGGATCTGATCCGCCAAGCGAACGGGCTGTCTTCTGACTTGATCAACGTGGGCATGCGCCTTATCATCCCTTATGCTCCTCCGGGCGGAATCGGCCGGCTTGCCTATGTTTCAAACTTTGGCGGCGAATATGATGTTTGGCTATTCGATCCATTGAGCGGCCAATCCACAGCGGTTGGAAATCAGCAGGCCGATGCCCATTCCGTGCCGTATTGGTCGCCCGACAATCGCCGGATTGCGTTTATCGGGAAGCAAGGCGTCCTTTTCATCTTGGACGTGCTGCAGGGAACCTTGATGCAGATCGATCAATTAGAGCCCTATACCACTCTTACTTGGTCCCCGGACAGCAAGCAGATTGGCTACACGAAGCAGGGACGGATCGTGCTCTATGAGCTGGCCGCCTTCTTCGCCAGAACGCTCCCCGTTTCCGGCGCCAAGCATGTGCAGGGGTTTCCCTCCGGCGACAAACTCTTATTCGCAGCTCAGGACAGCACGGGGAACGATCAGCTTTATGAGATTCAAGTCGACGGAACCGGCCAGCGCCAAATTACGCACGATACACTCAGCCCTAAGAACGATGTAAGGCTCTCCCCGAGCGGCTCCCACTCTCTTTTCACCTCTCCCGGCGCAAGCATTTCCATCATTTACGTGGCGGAAATCAGTACAGGGAACGTAACCGAGCTCACTGGCGGGCCATTAGCGAAAAATTATTTCCCGGCCTGGGCTCCGGGCAGCGCCGCCATCGCGTACAGCGCAACCGATTTCGCCGAACGCAAAGGCTACTTCTCCACCATCCGGACCGAGCGTCCGCAAGGTGGGGGCCAGCAAATTCTGGCCGTCTCCGATTGCTTTGCGACTCCTGTCACTTGGTCCCCTGGCAGCGAATCCATCGCTTACTTGTCCGGCTGCCGAGGAACGGGCTTATCCAATGAGATTTGGATCGTCGATATCCATCATCCCGCACCAATCCGTGTTGTTTCCGGAACAGGCGCCATCACCTCCGTACAATGGTCCTACGCATCCGTTCCGGCGGATAACTACGCACAGTTCCGCAGTGCAGCGTACCGGGTCAGCTTCCCCTATCCTGCCGCGTGGCAAGCGGTGAGCGAGACCCGGTACGAGGGCGCCGACGGTTTCTTCCAAATCTCGGCTATAGCCAGCGATCTGCCGTTTCCAGAACTGTGCCGCGCTGAAGCTTATCACCGGTTAATGCCATACGGCTCTTCGCCGCGGATCGTTCCGGGACGAGTGGAGGGTCAGGAAGCCTGCTATATCTTCCCTTCCCCGGACCAAGCGCCGGAGTTTCGGCGGCAATCGGCGTTCATCGCCGTATATCCGCAGCCTGTTGTGATTAACGGCAGCACGTATCCGTACTTCATCCTCTGGGCGGATCAAGATCATCTTCAAGCGATGGTAAACGGCTTGCGATTTCTTGGATAG
- a CDS encoding glycosyltransferase family 17 protein, whose amino-acid sequence MKIYEFCPFFNENRVADIKVKENARWIDELHVIEANKTFSYSDKPQNFNPAHLGPKVIYHPIHADDLFRKPEGHQLYFNPSTCHAANFDRWYWRLLSYNSAFHNEACQRNMCSYILREWVEDDDVIILADFDEIIDSRLADRIVSEVKRRQIITVKMYYSVFFLNLFCHSNHGAPHWSYRVFAMTGRFFKSMPYSSDYLRKKGIAEGLYKDIFCLEEPVGFHHSWLEYPKTALPKLQAFAANVKDKSIVNEDYIKQCLNDKKLYYLDTELYVDNHKAFLTALQEIQTADLWY is encoded by the coding sequence ATGAAAATTTATGAATTCTGCCCCTTTTTCAATGAAAATCGGGTGGCGGATATTAAAGTGAAAGAGAATGCCCGCTGGATCGACGAGCTCCATGTGATTGAAGCCAACAAGACATTCAGCTATTCGGATAAGCCTCAAAACTTCAATCCGGCTCATCTCGGCCCGAAGGTGATCTATCATCCGATTCATGCTGATGACCTGTTTCGTAAACCGGAGGGGCACCAATTGTACTTCAACCCGAGCACTTGTCATGCAGCTAACTTTGACCGATGGTATTGGCGTTTGCTCAGCTACAATAGCGCGTTTCATAACGAAGCATGCCAAAGAAATATGTGCTCCTACATCTTGCGTGAGTGGGTGGAGGATGACGATGTGATCATTCTGGCTGATTTCGACGAGATTATCGATAGCCGGCTGGCGGACCGGATTGTCTCGGAAGTGAAGAGACGTCAAATTATTACCGTTAAAATGTACTATTCCGTATTTTTTCTGAATCTATTTTGCCACTCTAATCATGGCGCTCCTCACTGGAGCTATCGCGTCTTCGCGATGACCGGCCGTTTTTTCAAAAGCATGCCTTACTCATCGGATTATCTTAGGAAGAAGGGGATTGCCGAAGGGTTGTATAAAGACATCTTTTGCCTGGAAGAACCTGTCGGATTTCATCATTCATGGCTCGAATATCCCAAAACCGCACTCCCCAAGCTTCAAGCGTTTGCGGCCAATGTAAAGGACAAAAGTATAGTGAATGAGGATTATATCAAGCAGTGCCTGAACGATAAAAAATTGTACTATCTCGATACTGAACTATACGTTGATAACCATAAAGCGTTCTTGACCGCTCTTCAAGAAATTCAAACGGCTGATCTTTGGTACTGA
- a CDS encoding non-ribosomal peptide synthetase has product MTQQTEGSSPALGSGDFFNVGILETHGRSRLPGAKSKASISPCGMDRLEIALSYRHSLNELECAVQYDGWRFGKMQIIRLAGHFRVLLTNALHLPDKPILSHPMLTAKEWKQFIRWNDTDMTYPVHKTVYQLVEEQAARTPEAVALEFRRQKLTYSELNCRANRIGRVILDAYRMEEQGDLRPGTLIAIVMDRSADVIPAMLGVMKTGGAYLPVDPQYPEERIRFILEDAQAKIIITNSKLAAKLKPLTSQIGVEAPSIISVDECLGHPNGSAENLNIRVKPDDLAYVIYTSGSTGKPKGALIEHAGLVALIPYLVEKFGVVADTRVMQFASISFDASVYEWIGTLTVGGTLVVLSEEELPPYADISDVLEEKNIHIAMLPPSVLRAMNKRDLPGLRTIVSGGEACTPDIVKYWGKDRLFMNAYGPTEVTVLCSAAPCRPGRKITIGRPVYNKRLFVLNPFGNPVPVGVPGELWVGGVGLARGYLNREELTKERFIHKEIVMGDEYYLQIGRLYKTGDMVKWTTGGELEFIGRCDDQIKIRGYRIELGEIEHRLREYPGISQCLVRAWQDGNYQKLSAYYISGKKLKEADLTQYLTSVLPAYMIPSYFCRLDAFPLNTNGKVDRSALPHPNEALIPSSEEAAEAGEHEMERRLLRIWRHLLKRESISVNDHFYAVGGDSILAIQTISMARDQGIIVTPRQVGEHPTVKDLATVAAWVDGEKQTDRAVDLAGEFGLTPIQHWFFKQRFEEPNYFNQSQMILLNHCDPAKLEVALNRLVRLHPELAAEIITRDHTYVQRYRMDTVARLASYTIQQTDCPDLEISGICEKWHSQLNYESGTMIRAGVIEGHPDGKARLFITVHHLVMDGVSWRVLLQELYHLYHGAELPPVPSPYKKWQAAMMDYAKKEDILDHLNYWTEVQTRSSAFLLPVDHCADNRSSAESSEFVATMSPSETQRLLQQCAHTYHTQINDLLLTAWSLTLSTWSGQETVAFRLEGHGREHCVSDMNLTRTIGWFTSMFPVCIRVSANRSLGETIKSVKEQLRRIPHRGISYGALRYCHPDQAIRTALTASEPQALFNYLGQFDHAETGEENEWLSFTSDAAQDRSSPRNHGTSLLELNSSIVHGQLHLFMKYSRRHYEEATIARLTESFVSRLLSIIEHCRRKEHEEFTPSDFPWVSLEQNSLDRIVNTYHAQYGLDKIMPLSPLQEGLIFHYLDHPSSDQYFVQVSWKYEGRLDVTRYRESWQRIIAENDCLRTCYVWEELDEPVQCVVQDAEVDWTVLNISSRPPDRRKEYLERWLTLDRDRRFDLRRPAYRLALIRSASEEWTVVWSYHHILLDGWSLPLLLNRVHEIYECGLQSMMPHRGPSLSFETYIRWLKVKDRTEAESFWKAYLADVTEPTRLPMEKRSIRFDAHQPIHKQQTETLHIDSNFTGRMAAFVQQTQISLNTLVQFAWGKVLQVYHDVDVTVFGMVVSGRGSDLAKADRITGLLINTLPLVMHWNTEQTIADYVKELHQTIQKLNDYCYVSLSELKNWSSLHGHALFHCIVAFENYLNDYRQPANELKMSAMEEHEKTNYPLTITIANDGDRIVIKLIYDADRLNQETVRRFSEHLRIVLQFSVEYPDSVVGDIGLLAKDEYDRIVYDWNNTFTEYPRESSIPELFREQVRLRPSQPAVVTYDRVISYRMLNQMSQHVANLLAEDAQVREKFIGVCLPRSFAFVVSILGILKAGCAYVPIDPDFPAERTREMIRDAGLDTIITSRVGAESIAEACQGIRLNLICTDDFDKVQHKGDEEEGADTAAACDLAYLMYTSGSTGKPKGVMVEHRSIVRLVKNTNYFPFSPDIKLLYTGSPVFDASTFEIWGTLLNGGRLFVVSKDDLMNVRLLEQRIKAWGINALWLSAALCNQWIEENETMFVGLQRLLVGGEVLSPKTINRIRLAYPTLSILNVYGPTENTSFSTSYPIERAFERDIPIGKPVSNTTCYILDKQGRVQPVGAAGEIYVGGDGVARGYWRQSQLTRNAFVPNPYTSIEDRERGRNLVLYRTGDRARWLPDGNIEYIGRNDDQLKLRGFRIEPGEVQFRLSCYPNVKECLVVAREFHGDMRLIAYYTSEQDEWGDQLQAFMAEVLPSYMLPFRYVRLDSFPLTVNGKIDRKRLPLPEVGCREKEADLGFKTELEQMMGEIWCSVLKLEHVSKDEDFHALGGHSLHALRIASLLQKNGYPVTVNQIFRELTIERLARSLSGRPSDAASAAWPVTEIPSRHAYPNDGFPLSAVQRRFFKRDLTNFNMFNVPYLALLKQRISEQAMNHALQILINKHPALRLTFAKLDNGEWYQYEQEIEVERTFTYVDLREAAAPHDTFISDYCSNLQHGFDIGVGPLWKAVLFDRYCGGSQQVLLLLFHHLIFDGMSMNIFLDELRHFLISEIGTDEALDREAGSSYRDWCLALTQYAAEGISSKASDYWRNVVEGGKSLQVDRKSEEWPVHRHMATITYDLLEGEEHISLLKALAGQRQTTPLGIVLTALSRACFNLKKQSDLLLHLMSYQRESFLPNIAIYRTIGFFAGAYPVRIRIREEEFAENNGTLLEHIKQTLQNVPLEGMDYFTLRHMLPDLHLEAEPLVDVSHMLFHYQSEETAWQSDDFYEPLTIPCGNTNAPNNPSAYWLNMTACLKRDSLNLTCYYSSLHYEEQTIVRLVRLFSEHLRHCVSMRTRPQLQ; this is encoded by the coding sequence TTGACGCAGCAAACCGAAGGAAGCTCTCCAGCGTTGGGATCCGGGGATTTCTTCAATGTCGGCATCTTAGAGACGCATGGAAGGAGCCGGCTTCCGGGCGCCAAATCGAAGGCGTCAATCTCTCCGTGCGGAATGGATCGGCTGGAGATCGCACTCAGCTATCGTCATAGTCTCAATGAATTGGAATGTGCGGTTCAGTATGATGGCTGGCGTTTCGGCAAAATGCAGATTATTAGGCTCGCTGGGCATTTCCGGGTATTGCTGACGAACGCATTGCATTTACCAGACAAGCCCATACTTTCCCACCCGATGCTGACCGCAAAGGAATGGAAGCAATTCATCCGATGGAATGATACGGACATGACGTATCCCGTGCATAAAACCGTATATCAATTGGTAGAGGAACAGGCAGCCAGAACACCGGAAGCGGTCGCATTGGAGTTTCGTCGGCAGAAGTTGACCTATTCCGAATTAAATTGCAGGGCCAACCGAATCGGCCGGGTTATTTTGGACGCGTATCGGATGGAAGAGCAGGGCGATCTACGGCCCGGCACGTTGATTGCCATCGTCATGGACAGAAGTGCGGATGTGATACCGGCAATGCTAGGAGTAATGAAGACGGGAGGGGCTTACCTCCCGGTCGATCCCCAATATCCCGAGGAGCGCATTCGATTTATTTTGGAAGACGCTCAAGCCAAAATAATAATTACAAATAGCAAATTGGCCGCTAAGCTGAAGCCGTTGACCTCTCAAATCGGCGTGGAAGCGCCGTCTATTATTTCTGTTGATGAATGTCTTGGGCATCCCAATGGTTCCGCTGAAAATTTGAACATTCGGGTTAAGCCGGACGATCTGGCATACGTCATCTATACGTCCGGTTCCACCGGAAAACCGAAGGGTGCGCTCATTGAACACGCCGGACTTGTCGCGTTGATCCCTTACCTTGTCGAGAAGTTTGGCGTAGTTGCGGATACGAGGGTGATGCAGTTCGCTTCCATCAGCTTTGACGCGTCGGTTTACGAATGGATTGGAACGCTAACGGTCGGAGGGACTCTTGTTGTCCTATCGGAAGAGGAGCTGCCTCCCTATGCCGATATTTCGGATGTACTCGAAGAAAAAAATATTCACATTGCCATGCTGCCGCCGTCCGTCTTGAGAGCGATGAATAAGCGGGACTTGCCCGGCTTGCGAACAATCGTATCGGGCGGGGAGGCTTGTACGCCGGATATCGTGAAGTATTGGGGAAAAGATCGGTTATTCATGAACGCCTACGGCCCGACCGAAGTGACCGTTCTTTGTTCCGCCGCTCCATGCCGACCGGGAAGAAAAATTACGATCGGCCGGCCCGTTTATAACAAGCGGCTTTTTGTATTGAATCCGTTCGGCAATCCTGTTCCGGTTGGCGTTCCCGGCGAACTGTGGGTTGGCGGCGTCGGGCTTGCCAGAGGATACCTGAACCGTGAAGAGTTGACCAAAGAACGCTTCATACACAAAGAGATTGTTATGGGCGATGAGTATTATCTACAGATCGGAAGGCTATATAAAACCGGAGATATGGTGAAATGGACAACGGGCGGGGAATTGGAGTTTATTGGACGCTGCGACGATCAGATCAAGATTAGAGGCTATCGCATTGAGTTGGGGGAAATCGAACATCGGCTCCGCGAATATCCCGGTATCAGTCAATGTCTGGTCCGGGCATGGCAAGACGGGAATTATCAGAAATTGTCGGCTTACTATATCTCCGGCAAAAAGCTAAAAGAGGCCGATCTGACGCAATACTTGACATCCGTTTTACCGGCCTATATGATTCCGTCCTACTTTTGCCGTCTGGACGCGTTTCCTCTGAATACAAACGGCAAAGTGGACCGGTCGGCGCTCCCCCATCCTAACGAGGCTTTGATTCCCTCTTCAGAAGAGGCGGCGGAAGCGGGCGAACACGAAATGGAAAGGCGGCTGCTGCGGATTTGGCGCCACCTGTTAAAACGGGAAAGTATCAGCGTCAACGATCATTTTTATGCCGTCGGAGGAGATTCGATCCTCGCTATTCAAACGATATCCATGGCCAGGGATCAGGGTATTATTGTTACTCCCAGACAAGTTGGGGAGCATCCGACTGTGAAGGATTTGGCCACCGTGGCCGCTTGGGTAGACGGCGAGAAGCAGACGGATCGTGCCGTCGACTTAGCGGGCGAATTTGGGCTGACGCCGATCCAACACTGGTTTTTCAAGCAGCGGTTCGAAGAGCCGAACTATTTCAACCAATCCCAAATGATTTTGCTCAACCATTGCGACCCTGCGAAACTGGAGGTTGCCTTGAACCGATTGGTCCGGCTGCATCCGGAGCTTGCGGCGGAAATCATAACGCGTGACCATACGTATGTGCAGCGCTACCGTATGGATACCGTCGCTCGGCTTGCCTCTTACACCATCCAACAGACAGATTGCCCGGATTTGGAAATTTCAGGTATTTGCGAGAAGTGGCATAGCCAACTGAATTATGAGTCGGGAACCATGATTCGTGCCGGTGTGATCGAAGGACACCCCGACGGCAAAGCCCGTCTGTTTATTACGGTTCATCATCTGGTCATGGATGGGGTCTCCTGGAGAGTTTTGCTTCAAGAATTGTATCACTTGTATCACGGCGCCGAGCTGCCTCCGGTTCCAAGCCCGTACAAAAAGTGGCAGGCCGCGATGATGGATTATGCAAAGAAAGAGGATATTCTTGATCATTTGAACTATTGGACCGAAGTGCAGACCCGATCCTCCGCGTTCCTATTACCCGTGGACCATTGCGCGGATAACAGAAGCAGCGCCGAGTCTTCAGAGTTTGTCGCAACGATGTCGCCAAGCGAAACGCAACGGCTGCTGCAACAGTGCGCCCATACTTACCATACGCAGATCAACGATCTGCTGCTCACCGCTTGGTCGCTGACTCTGTCCACCTGGTCCGGGCAGGAAACGGTAGCTTTCCGGCTGGAGGGTCATGGACGTGAACACTGCGTATCCGACATGAATCTGACCAGGACCATCGGTTGGTTCACCTCGATGTTTCCCGTATGTATCCGGGTTTCAGCCAACCGTTCTTTAGGAGAGACGATCAAATCCGTCAAAGAGCAGCTGCGCCGTATTCCTCATCGGGGCATATCCTATGGGGCCCTGCGGTACTGCCATCCGGATCAGGCGATCCGAACCGCATTGACAGCTTCCGAACCGCAGGCGCTGTTCAACTATTTGGGTCAGTTCGATCATGCCGAAACAGGGGAGGAGAACGAATGGCTAAGTTTCACGAGCGATGCGGCACAAGATCGTAGTTCACCGCGGAACCACGGAACAAGTCTTTTGGAACTCAACAGCTCCATCGTTCACGGCCAGCTGCATTTGTTCATGAAATATAGCAGACGTCATTACGAAGAAGCGACCATTGCCCGCTTGACGGAATCCTTCGTCTCCCGCCTGCTTTCCATTATCGAACACTGCAGACGGAAGGAACACGAAGAGTTTACACCAAGCGATTTTCCATGGGTTTCCCTTGAACAAAATTCGCTGGATCGGATCGTAAATACATACCATGCGCAATATGGCCTGGATAAAATCATGCCGCTCAGTCCGCTGCAGGAAGGTCTTATCTTCCATTATTTGGATCACCCATCCTCCGATCAATACTTCGTACAGGTCAGCTGGAAATATGAAGGGAGGCTGGATGTAACCCGTTACCGGGAATCGTGGCAGCGTATCATTGCCGAAAATGATTGTTTACGGACGTGTTACGTTTGGGAAGAGTTGGACGAGCCGGTACAGTGTGTTGTTCAAGACGCGGAAGTGGATTGGACGGTGTTGAATATCAGCTCACGACCTCCAGATCGGCGTAAAGAGTACCTCGAACGGTGGCTAACGCTGGATCGTGACCGGCGCTTCGACCTGCGCCGCCCTGCATACCGCCTTGCGCTGATTCGGAGCGCTTCAGAGGAATGGACTGTTGTCTGGAGTTACCACCATATTTTGTTGGACGGATGGAGCCTTCCGCTGCTGCTCAATCGGGTTCACGAAATATATGAGTGCGGCTTGCAAAGCATGATGCCTCATCGCGGTCCGTCCCTCTCCTTCGAAACTTACATTCGATGGCTGAAGGTTAAGGATCGGACGGAAGCCGAGTCATTCTGGAAAGCTTATTTGGCTGACGTTACCGAGCCGACCCGGCTGCCGATGGAGAAAAGAAGCATACGATTTGATGCGCACCAACCAATCCACAAGCAGCAGACCGAAACGCTTCATATTGATTCAAACTTTACCGGGCGCATGGCGGCATTTGTGCAGCAAACGCAAATATCACTGAATACCTTGGTCCAGTTCGCTTGGGGAAAAGTATTGCAAGTGTATCATGATGTGGATGTAACCGTATTCGGTATGGTCGTATCCGGCAGAGGGTCCGACCTTGCAAAAGCGGACCGCATCACCGGGTTGCTGATTAATACGCTTCCCTTGGTTATGCATTGGAATACGGAACAAACCATTGCCGACTATGTAAAAGAGCTTCATCAAACCATTCAAAAGCTAAACGATTACTGCTACGTCAGCCTGAGCGAATTGAAAAACTGGAGTTCCTTACACGGCCATGCGCTGTTTCACTGCATCGTCGCATTCGAGAATTATTTGAATGACTATCGGCAGCCGGCAAATGAACTGAAAATGTCAGCGATGGAGGAACACGAGAAAACGAATTACCCGCTGACGATCACCATCGCCAACGACGGAGATCGGATCGTGATCAAGCTCATTTATGATGCCGATCGGCTGAATCAAGAAACGGTTCGCCGGTTTTCGGAGCATCTGCGCATTGTTTTGCAATTTTCGGTGGAATATCCGGATAGCGTAGTTGGAGACATTGGTTTATTAGCCAAAGACGAATATGATCGGATCGTCTACGATTGGAACAATACGTTCACAGAGTACCCAAGAGAGAGTTCTATTCCTGAGCTGTTCAGGGAACAGGTCCGGCTCCGACCTTCCCAACCGGCGGTGGTCACATACGACCGGGTCATTTCTTACCGTATGCTAAACCAAATGTCCCAGCACGTTGCGAACTTGCTGGCGGAAGATGCACAGGTTCGTGAGAAGTTCATCGGCGTGTGCTTGCCGCGCTCTTTTGCGTTTGTCGTTTCAATCTTGGGGATCTTGAAAGCGGGATGTGCCTATGTTCCAATCGATCCCGATTTCCCGGCAGAAAGAACGCGCGAAATGATCCGGGACGCCGGACTGGATACGATCATCACTTCACGTGTTGGAGCGGAAAGCATTGCGGAAGCCTGTCAAGGAATCCGCTTAAACCTGATCTGCACCGATGATTTCGATAAGGTTCAACATAAGGGGGATGAAGAGGAGGGGGCCGATACTGCCGCCGCTTGCGATCTTGCCTATCTTATGTATACATCCGGTTCGACGGGCAAACCGAAAGGTGTCATGGTAGAGCACCGCAGCATCGTCCGCCTGGTGAAAAATACCAATTATTTCCCGTTTTCCCCGGACATCAAGCTGCTCTATACCGGTTCGCCTGTTTTTGACGCTTCCACGTTTGAAATTTGGGGAACGCTGCTGAACGGGGGCCGTCTGTTTGTTGTTTCAAAAGACGATCTTATGAACGTCCGCCTACTAGAGCAGCGAATAAAAGCATGGGGCATTAATGCGTTATGGCTTAGCGCCGCATTATGCAATCAATGGATTGAAGAAAACGAAACAATGTTCGTCGGACTCCAAAGGCTGCTCGTAGGCGGAGAAGTTTTATCGCCAAAGACTATAAACCGTATCAGACTGGCTTATCCGACACTTTCAATCCTCAACGTATACGGTCCAACGGAGAACACCTCCTTTTCGACGAGCTACCCGATCGAACGGGCCTTTGAACGCGATATCCCAATCGGTAAACCGGTGAGTAATACGACCTGCTATATTCTGGACAAACAAGGCCGTGTTCAGCCTGTCGGAGCAGCCGGGGAAATATACGTGGGTGGGGACGGCGTCGCCCGGGGATATTGGAGGCAAAGCCAGTTGACACGGAATGCATTTGTTCCGAATCCGTACACTTCTATCGAAGATCGCGAAAGAGGAAGAAATTTGGTTCTGTACCGGACAGGAGATAGAGCGAGATGGCTTCCAGACGGTAACATCGAATACATCGGACGGAACGACGACCAGTTGAAGCTTCGCGGCTTTCGGATTGAACCCGGAGAAGTCCAGTTCCGTCTTAGCTGCTATCCCAACGTCAAAGAATGCCTGGTAGTCGCCCGTGAGTTCCATGGAGACATGCGGTTGATCGCTTATTATACGTCCGAACAGGATGAGTGGGGAGATCAGCTTCAAGCCTTTATGGCCGAAGTCCTTCCTTCTTATATGCTTCCTTTTCGTTACGTTCGGCTAGATTCGTTTCCGTTAACGGTTAACGGGAAAATCGACCGGAAAAGACTTCCTCTGCCGGAAGTCGGCTGCCGTGAAAAAGAAGCCGACCTCGGTTTCAAAACCGAGCTAGAACAAATGATGGGAGAAATCTGGTGCAGTGTACTGAAGCTTGAGCACGTCAGCAAGGATGAAGATTTTCACGCGTTGGGGGGGCACTCGCTTCATGCGCTGCGCATAGCCAGCTTGTTGCAAAAGAACGGTTATCCGGTTACGGTCAACCAAATATTCCGGGAACTGACTATTGAACGTTTGGCCCGCTCCTTGAGCGGAAGGCCTTCGGATGCGGCTTCCGCCGCTTGGCCGGTAACGGAAATTCCATCGAGGCATGCGTACCCAAATGACGGATTTCCGCTGTCAGCTGTGCAAAGACGGTTTTTTAAAAGAGACTTGACGAACTTCAACATGTTTAATGTGCCTTACCTGGCTTTGCTCAAGCAACGCATTTCGGAGCAAGCGATGAACCATGCGCTGCAGATTCTAATCAATAAACATCCGGCGTTACGGTTGACATTTGCCAAACTCGATAACGGGGAATGGTATCAATATGAGCAGGAAATCGAAGTGGAACGGACTTTTACTTACGTGGATCTTCGAGAGGCCGCGGCGCCCCATGACACCTTCATATCGGATTACTGTTCGAACCTTCAGCATGGATTTGACATCGGGGTCGGCCCTTTATGGAAAGCCGTGTTGTTTGACCGCTATTGCGGCGGAAGTCAGCAGGTACTGCTGCTCTTGTTCCATCATTTGATTTTTGACGGTATGTCGATGAACATCTTTCTCGATGAATTAAGACATTTTCTCATATCGGAAATTGGGACCGATGAGGCGTTGGACAGGGAAGCGGGAAGCAGTTACCGGGATTGGTGTCTGGCGCTAACGCAATACGCGGCAGAAGGTATTTCGTCCAAGGCGTCAGACTACTGGAGGAACGTTGTAGAAGGGGGCAAGTCTCTGCAGGTCGACAGGAAATCGGAGGAATGGCCCGTTCATCGTCATATGGCAACGATAACGTATGATTTGCTTGAAGGCGAGGAGCATATAAGCTTATTGAAAGCATTGGCCGGACAGCGGCAAACCACACCGCTCGGAATCGTGTTAACGGCATTGTCCCGGGCTTGTTTCAACTTGAAAAAGCAGTCGGACCTACTGCTGCATCTGATGTCATATCAACGCGAGTCCTTTTTGCCGAACATCGCGATTTACCGTACGATCGGTTTTTTTGCCGGGGCTTATCCTGTACGAATACGAATCCGGGAAGAAGAGTTCGCGGAGAATAACGGGACTCTGCTGGAGCACATCAAGCAGACGCTGCAAAATGTCCCCTTGGAAGGAATGGACTACTTTACTTTGCGGCATATGCTTCCGGATCTTCATCTGGAAGCGGAACCGTTGGTTGATGTAAGTCACATGCTGTTTCACTACCAATCGGAGGAAACGGCTTGGCAATCCGACGATTTCTACGAGCCTTTAACCATTCCTTGCGGAAATACCAATGCGCCGAACAACCCTTCTGCTTACTGGTTAAACATGACGGCTTGCTTGAAGCGAGACAGCCTAAATTTGACTTGCTATTATAGTTCGCTGCACTATGAAGAACAGACCATCGTCAGGCTGGTACGTCTGTTTTCCGAACATCTACGCCACTGCGTCAGTATGCGCACACGCCCACAATTACAGTAG